ATAATAAGCGCTTACGAGTTCATGTCTGAATCCTTTCAGTGATTCTCCAGTCTTTAAGTGTCTCTGGTATACATCACTACACTTTCCGGTGTCGTGCAGTATTATGATGGCTTTCATGAACCTGTTGGCATCTTCTTCGGTGAATTCAATTCCAACTGCCCTCATTGCTCTGATGATCGAGGGGATATATTTGCTCTTAACACTCTCCCATGCGGAGAGCATCGCATCAACGTGTTGTCTCAGTGTTTGTCCCCTGAATGCTTCACAGCTCATACTCTCACCCCCCATCTTTCGAGACTCACTTGTTTACCTTGATCCCCCATTTTCTTGGAGGTATTTCCTGCTGACTTCTCTGTGGAATCTTCCGATGGTTCTTTTGAGTTCGAGTTCCCTCTTTCATTTGATGTGTCGATATCATCTTTGGAACCGAGAGTGCCAGGCACAAAACCGAGTTCTTGAGTATAATAGCTTGGGTTCATTGCATATATACCGTAGGGGCTTGGTGTGAATGTTTTCTGGACTTCCCAACCTGCTACATCCCTGCTGGTTTCGCCCCATATCTCTCTGAGCCTTCCAACGATGATTTCATCCTTTTTCCATGCGTAGAGCCTGTTCCTGTCGTAGCTGATCCTAATGATTCTGTTCATGTTAAGTTTTTCCATCTTCTTCTCGCTTGTTGGATACAACATCATGTAGAGCTCTGGTCTGGAGCGGAGCTCGTATTCGGGCGGAGCTGAGAACAGTTTCAGCTCCTTGAAGTAGATATAGGCGGAGGCAAACTCCCTCGGTATGATGTTGTTCTCGTAGTGGAAGCGGTAAACCTTATCGAGCGCTTCCCTTGCTTTTGCCGTGTTGTTTAGATACTCCTCGATATTTGATAGCTCGTCATATGTCGTGAGAAGCACCAGCGGGTCGTAGGGAGCCGTTGAGTAGGGTATTATGTAAAGGTCCTTGGGCAGTTTTGGATTTCTTCTTCCCTTCTTTTCCCCTAGGATTTTTCTGGCGAGGTTGATGTCACCAACGTGCACAGAATCCTTCTTGTCTTCTCCGTAATGGACCTCCGCAACCCTGCCATACTCCTTTGTGTTTGTAACAGTTGCAAAGACGACACTGTCTTTACCTACCTTTTTCTTCAGCTCCGAAAGTCCCCTCACGACCTTTTCGGACTCAATGTCATCTTCCACCGGTAGGAGTACTATGCCCTCTCCTTCCTCTCCTGGCCGTCTTGCGCATCTACCAATGCGCTGGATGAGGGCATCGAGTGGTGCGATATCGGTTACTACCAATCCCACGTTCGGCAGGTCGAGTCCAGCCTCCACCACCTGAGTCGCAACGATCAGCCTTGCTGAGTCAAGAGCTCTCTCTTTCTCTCTTCTGTCGCCAACTGTGAACCTGCTGTGTATGAGCAGCGCATCCGAGGGATCAATCAGGATGTCGTGTAGCTCACCTTTCAGAAACTGGTAAGTTTCAACGGCTTTCCTAACTGTGTTACGCACAACCAGAACTTTTCTTCCTTCTTCCAGGGCCTTTTTAATGTCATTGAGAACTCCCGCAGTATCTCCCTCAACTACTCTGACCTTCACGTTCCCCCTTGACGGCTTGTTTTTGTCCCCGTCTTCGACTGTTATGACTTCCGTGCCCTCTACTATCATCTCTCTCAGCTTTGAAGGAATAGTTGCGCTCGTTACAATGACCGGCACGTTGGCCTTTTCGAGAATTCCAACGACAAGTGAAAGAAGGCGTGGCATGTACATTGATTCGTCCTGATACATCTGAATCTCATCAAATACGACGAGAGACTGAGCTATTGCCCCCGCTGGGAATGTGAACCTGTTCCCGACTGTCCTGTGGGCTGCAAGGCCATAGAGGAACGCATCCCACGTTATCACAACTATCCAGCCGAGGAACGCGTGGGTTTTCTCAAGACCGTATTCAACGATAACAACTTCCCTGGCGAGCTTTTTCGCCTCTTCCCCCGATTTTCCTTTCAGCTGAAGAAGCCCAGAAACCAGGTTCCTCACTCTGTCCGCCTGCTTCTCCACGAGTGATCTCGTTGGCAGGACGTAGATCAGCCTGGCAACGGGCCAGCTGTTGTGATAGACTCCAGAGAGGAACGGCATTACAGCGGTTTCAGTCTTTCCTCCCGCCGTGGGAACTTCGATAACGGCCTTTCCGCCGTTTTCCATGATTTTCTCGATGTTCTTCCACGCGCGAATCTGGTAATCGTATGGCTCAAAGCCGGTCAGCTCTCGGAAGAGTTCTTGGGTATCCATATCCCAAGCACCTCCCCATCAATGGTCAGCGCCTTTCCAACATTGGGAGAATAGACTGTCCTCGTATAGTACACAGTTCTCTTATGGCGGCGTTCTTCAATGGGTAAGTAGAAGGTCTCCTCCTCTGGGCCTTTCTTTCCCTTGCCCCTTTTTCTCTTAGCCTGTATGGCTCTGGAGTAATCCGGCGATACCCATGCCCTTTCCGTGTACACCTTTATTTTGCCCTTTGCCCGTATGTTCGGGAACAGCAGGGATGAGATTTCGGAGTATGGTGCCGAGAAGGCAAGGGGAGCTATTTTCTCTTCGGGCTCCACAAAGGACGCCCAAAGGGGCGTGGCTATGCTCTCCGTGTCCCCGACGATGTCAATGAGCATTGCCGCCTTTAGGTAGCGTTCCTTCTCTTCTCGAGTTAGGTCCTTGAAGACATAGGCAACGAGCAGCTCTCTGGTGAAGGTGTATTCCCTTCGCATGGCGTCGCCTTTTTCGGCCTTGGAGCCGGATTCCAGATTCCTTAGGCGTTTGAGCAGGAAAGCGTTCTTGACGAGGGGGCTTATCGGAGCGACGCTCACGGCTTTAACGTTCACGAGCTTGCTTTCAATTTCCCCTACAGCTTTGCTGGCGGCTTTGTCGAGTGAATCACTGGCATACTTCTCAGGATTCAGTAGGATAAGTCCCTTTGCCAGTGCTCCTTTTAGAGATGATGGTGGTGGGAGGAGGAGGGATGTTCTCACCTGATAGGAGCGCCTTGCCACCGAGAAAAATGGAAAGCGGAGGCGAACGAGGAGAACATTCATTCACTCCATACCCCCTTCAACGTTGAGCAGTTCAGCAACGAGCTCTTCCACGGAGGAGACTTCGGTGGCTTCAACATCTTCCCCAAGGTTGACTTTGTAAGTAAAGGCCTTAACGTTGAATCCAAGCGCCCTTGCGTTCTTTATGATGGCCTTGTTAGCCTCTATGTAGTCATTGTAGAATCCGTGGACGAGAGCGGGAATCGGCTCTTCGCTAGCAATGGCAATTAGTTCCTCAACCTTGAATACCGGGAACGAACGGGCGAGGTTCGCTCCGAGGTAGCCACTGAGCATTGGTACTAGGGCCTTGAGGGCGCTTTCGATTCTTGCCTTTCTCTCGTTAGGGTCTATGACGATGTTGGGCTTTAGCTGGTTCTTCTCGAATTTTACCGGTGAGCTCTGAGGAACGCCCACAAGACCCAGGTCAAGGACGATGGAGAAGCCGTAGAGACCAGTGGCGTATTCCCTGCTGAACAGCATCTGCGCGGTGTCGTTACCGCTGCTTATGGCACCGCTCTCGTTGACGTCAACCCTGTTGTGCTTTATTGCAGTTATGAGACGCTCCCCCTCCACTTCGCGGATAAAGTCCTCCGCTGGGAGTATAAATGGAACCTTGACTAGAGCCACTCTTCTTACGCCTGTCTTCGGGGCCAGGAAGCCGTGAACATCTGCATCAGCCAATTCCCCAATTATTGTGGCCTCATCGTTTAATTGGACAGTTGCACTATTGGCTTTGGTTGCAGTAGTCTCGCCCTGTCCAAACCTCGTTCCGTTGTATCTCAAGGCTCGCTCTGTGAGGTTCATCCCGTATGGAGTGGTCTTGAAGTAGTCCACGAAGCCTGTGAAATGCCAGTGCTTCAGCATGTTGCCGGTTATCGCGGGCACTTCAACGACGGCCCAGCCGTTTCCGGTCTTTACTGTTACCTTGGTCTTGGTTATCTCAATGTAGTTGGTTCCTCCGCCACCTTGGGCGTTGAGGGAGTGGGCGTTCAGCCTTATCCTACCGCTTATGCGGACGTACATCATTCAACACCTCCTTCAGTTTTGTTCTCCTTTTTCGGGCAGTGGTTCCAGTAGGCAAAGGCCCAAAGGGCCAAGCTTACCGCCAGTTTCCTGAGGTCCTTAGTGTTGGACAGCTCCTCAACCCTGTCTTCGAGTGCTTCGATGTCCTTGGGGGAAGGTTTTTGGAAGAAGCAGCCTTTAGAATCGGCCTTCTTCTTGAGCTTCGGAGCAAGCCTGAGGGCCTTGTAGACACCTTCGAGAAGCTCCTCCTGGATTCTTGCCTTTGCTATGCTGTCAACAATGTCGTAGGCGTATTCCTCAAACGTCTCATCCACGAGGTAGCTCAGGTACCTGCCAATATTTTTGACCCACTCATCCATGGTGAAACACCGTACTTGGATAGACAGCATAGTATTTAAGATTTACTATGCCGGGAATTTAACCTAATTATGTTAACTATTCGGTTAAACTTATTAAGTATGATGCCGTTGTATGCAAATAGTGGGTGGTGAATATGAGGTACATAGTTACGGTAGGAGAGCACATAAACCACATCTTTAGAAACGACCGGCTTATTCTACCTCAAAGACTGGAAAAAGCTGATGTTATCATTGACAGTGCAGTTATCCTGTACTCTTTCATGAAAAGCGCCGAGGACGATGACATAAAGAAGATCAATGACTGTGTCAAAAAAGCAGAAAGAGCTTTTTTTGCCCTTGATATTCCTGTGATCACAAAGGAAGTTAAAGATCCCTATCTGTTTCAGGAGAGAATTGAAGAATTCGAAAGGCTGATTGTGCCAAAGACAGTGATAAACCTCACCGGTGGAAGAAGGATTTTGGGATATGAGCTTTTTTACGCTGCGATTGAAGTCTCGAACAAGAACCCTGATGCTGTGGAAGCTGTTTTTTACGTCACTGAAGATGGACATCCCATAGAGCTCCCGGTTATTAATCCCCAGGCCAGACTCACTCAACTGGAGCGGGAGATACTGGAGATAGTACGGCAATCTGACAAACCCATTACAATAACAGAAATCAGGGACACCTTGTCGGAGCGCAGGGGTAGTGTGTACCCATTACCTCTGGTGAGCGAGTACATTTCAAGACTGGAGAAAAAAGGCTATGTGAAAAAAGAACCCAAGGGGAGGAAGAAATTCGTTGTAGCATTAATCTAAAACCACGCCACCAGCGGCTCGTATTCATTGATCCCGAGGACATGCCTCATGAGCTTGTACGCCTCAAGCCGTATCAGCCTCTGCTTCGTGACATTCTTCTTCAGCCCAGGATGCCTCACGCTTTTGCCAAGCTCCTTGTTGTAGTGCTCAAGGACTGTCTTCATGCCCTCTTTCGTCAGCAAAACGCCGTTAAGCTCGCCCCTGAAGTGCTCCTTCTTGATTACTCCCTGCTTCACGAGGCGCGTCGCTATCCTGTCGGCCATTATTGGCTTGAAGATTTCGCTCAA
This window of the Thermococcus siculi genome carries:
- the cas7a gene encoding type I-A CRISPR-associated protein Cas7/Csa2 — translated: MYVRISGRIRLNAHSLNAQGGGGTNYIEITKTKVTVKTGNGWAVVEVPAITGNMLKHWHFTGFVDYFKTTPYGMNLTERALRYNGTRFGQGETTATKANSATVQLNDEATIIGELADADVHGFLAPKTGVRRVALVKVPFILPAEDFIREVEGERLITAIKHNRVDVNESGAISSGNDTAQMLFSREYATGLYGFSIVLDLGLVGVPQSSPVKFEKNQLKPNIVIDPNERKARIESALKALVPMLSGYLGANLARSFPVFKVEELIAIASEEPIPALVHGFYNDYIEANKAIIKNARALGFNVKAFTYKVNLGEDVEATEVSSVEELVAELLNVEGGME
- the cas3 gene encoding CRISPR-associated helicase Cas3' yields the protein MDTQELFRELTGFEPYDYQIRAWKNIEKIMENGGKAVIEVPTAGGKTETAVMPFLSGVYHNSWPVARLIYVLPTRSLVEKQADRVRNLVSGLLQLKGKSGEEAKKLAREVVIVEYGLEKTHAFLGWIVVITWDAFLYGLAAHRTVGNRFTFPAGAIAQSLVVFDEIQMYQDESMYMPRLLSLVVGILEKANVPVIVTSATIPSKLREMIVEGTEVITVEDGDKNKPSRGNVKVRVVEGDTAGVLNDIKKALEEGRKVLVVRNTVRKAVETYQFLKGELHDILIDPSDALLIHSRFTVGDRREKERALDSARLIVATQVVEAGLDLPNVGLVVTDIAPLDALIQRIGRCARRPGEEGEGIVLLPVEDDIESEKVVRGLSELKKKVGKDSVVFATVTNTKEYGRVAEVHYGEDKKDSVHVGDINLARKILGEKKGRRNPKLPKDLYIIPYSTAPYDPLVLLTTYDELSNIEEYLNNTAKAREALDKVYRFHYENNIIPREFASAYIYFKELKLFSAPPEYELRSRPELYMMLYPTSEKKMEKLNMNRIIRISYDRNRLYAWKKDEIIVGRLREIWGETSRDVAGWEVQKTFTPSPYGIYAMNPSYYTQELGFVPGTLGSKDDIDTSNERGNSNSKEPSEDSTEKSAGNTSKKMGDQGKQVSLERWGVRV
- a CDS encoding BlaI/MecI/CopY family transcriptional regulator; protein product: MRYIVTVGEHINHIFRNDRLILPQRLEKADVIIDSAVILYSFMKSAEDDDIKKINDCVKKAERAFFALDIPVITKEVKDPYLFQERIEEFERLIVPKTVINLTGGRRILGYELFYAAIEVSNKNPDAVEAVFYVTEDGHPIELPVINPQARLTQLEREILEIVRQSDKPITITEIRDTLSERRGSVYPLPLVSEYISRLEKKGYVKKEPKGRKKFVVALI
- the cas5a gene encoding type I-A CRISPR-associated protein Cas5a, translating into MNVLLVRLRFPFFSVARRSYQVRTSLLLPPPSSLKGALAKGLILLNPEKYASDSLDKAASKAVGEIESKLVNVKAVSVAPISPLVKNAFLLKRLRNLESGSKAEKGDAMRREYTFTRELLVAYVFKDLTREEKERYLKAAMLIDIVGDTESIATPLWASFVEPEEKIAPLAFSAPYSEISSLLFPNIRAKGKIKVYTERAWVSPDYSRAIQAKRKRGKGKKGPEEETFYLPIEERRHKRTVYYTRTVYSPNVGKALTIDGEVLGIWIPKNSSES